The following coding sequences are from one Triplophysa dalaica isolate WHDGS20190420 chromosome 12, ASM1584641v1, whole genome shotgun sequence window:
- the LOC130433013 gene encoding protein rapunzel-like has translation MSSQLERVVAQKKSAIEALMEMFEKGAEVLASAVGGLCPLFEVASPVLRLVLDNVESKEVIYVKEQFLVVRSKLDVISSQLTDIDCEIRRRRLDSQFFSVEENLRNHFRKYIDILEAKPEYKEVKKRLFLEHFLITGGEKNLSVLYDALMGHGTFGQPILDVVEDYEGRNRRMMEDFCVRLKELLCLGIIPLLGYCFLTQGEEAEQEKIQEWNMKIQEIEMKMKKTIERCVNSFPEQAELDINRLLKEREDANLQDLAKELLEFLMKKYDWVSWSIRVITNMSKYRDLRAGQNFQCVAGQKYFEVSQGNDTNLMVSYCSNPQPVPDESVKQMMDGPAKKGDAKTVVEVLDKQFSGFFVHAISRHKESFAVSSFPEECHYWGKHKNVNVCVHSE, from the coding sequence ATGTCCAGTCAACTGGAGAGAGTGGTAGCCCAAAAGAAGAGTGCCATTGAAGCACTGATGGAGATGTTTGAGAAAGGAGCCGAGGTTCTGGCCAGCGCTGTTGGAGGGCTGTGTCCTCTTTTTGAGGTCGCTTCCCCGGTTTTAAGGCTGGTGCTGGATAATGTAGAGAGCAAAGAGGTGATTTATGTGAAAGAGCAGTTTCTAGTTGTGCGGAGCAAACTGGATGTCATCTCATCTCAGCTAACAGACATTGATTGTGAGATCAGGAGGAGACGTTTGGATTCTCAATTCTTCTCTGTGGAGGAAAATCTGCGGAACCATTTCAGAAAATACATTGACATTCTGGAAGCCAAACCTGAATACAAAGAGGTCAAAAAACGCTTGTTCTTGGAGCATTTTTTAATAACAGGAGGAGAGAAAAACCTCTCTGTGCTTTACGATGCTTTGATGGGACATGGCACATTTGGCCAGCCAATTCTGGATGTTGTGGAAGATTACGAGGGAAGAAACAGAAGGATGATGGAAGACTTCTGTGTTAGACTAAAGGAGCTTCTCTGCCTGGGAATAATCCCTTTACTGGGATATTGCTTTCTTACTCAGGGCGAGGAGGCGGAGCAAGAGAAGATTCAAGAGTGGAACATGAAGATCCAAGAAATtgagatgaagatgaagaaaaCCATTGAGAGATGTGTGAATTCATTTCCAGAGCAAGCTGAACTAGACATCAACAGACTTTTGAAGGAGAGAGAGGATGCAAACCTCCAAGATTTGGCTAAGGAACTGTTGGAATTCCTGATGAAGAAGTACGACTGGGTGAGCTGGTCCATCAGAGTCATAACTAACATGAGCAAATATAGAGACTTGAGAGCTGGACAAAACTTTCAGTGTGTGGCCGGacagaaatattttgaagtgtCTCAAGGAAATGACACTAATCTTATGGTGTCCTACTGCAGCAACCCGCAGCCTGTGCCTGATGAGAGCGTAAAACAGATGATGGACGGTCCTGCCAAGAAAGGAGATGCCAAAACTGTAGTGGAGGTCCTGGACAAACAGTTTTCTGGGTTTTTCGTTCACGCTATTAGTCGTCACAAGGAGAGCTTTGCTGTGTCAAGTTTTCCTGAAGAATGCCATTACTGGGGAAAACATAAGAATGTCAACGTGTGTGTGCATTCTGagtaa